One Coffea eugenioides isolate CCC68of chromosome 2, Ceug_1.0, whole genome shotgun sequence genomic window, ATGTCCATTATGGAATGAGGACTTGATGTTTGTTGCAGCAGAGCCTTTCGAGGAGCAGTTGGCTTTGAGCGTGGAGGAGAAAGTAGCACCAAACAAGGATGTTGTTCTCGGGAACTGTTTGATTCCTTTACGTGGGGTGGAGAGAAGGATTGATTTGAGAACACCAATTAATAGGTGGTATGGCCTTGAGAAGCATGTTGTTTCTGAAAATGGACACAGGAATTTGGTAAAACTAAATAGCAAGGTTCATCTGAGGATTTCTTTGGATGGTGGATACCATGTTCTTGATGAACTAACTAATTACAGTAGCGATCTAAGGGCATCAGCTAAGCAGCTTTGGAAGCCTGCAATTGGATTACTTGAATTGGGGATCTTGAGTGCCCAAGGATTGTCATCAACAAAGACTAAGGATGGCCATGGAACCACTGATGCTTACTGTGTAGCTAAATATGGGCAGAAATGGATCAGGACCAGGACCATTTTGAACAGTTTGAATCCCAAGTGGAATGAGCAATATACATGGGAGGTTTTTGATCCTTGCACAGTTATCACTATTGGTGTATTTGATAATTGTCATTTGCAAGGAGCAGATAGGGGAGGTGGAGTAAAGGATTCAAGAATTGGGAAGGTAAGAATTCGTTTGTCAACACTTGAAACTAATCGTGTGTACACACATTCATACCCCCTTATAGTGTTGTTACCTTCTGGGGTGAAAAAGATGGGCGAAATTCAATTAGCAGTGAGGTTCTCTTGTTCATCTTTATTGAACACGCTCCAAATGTACAGCCAGCCTCTGTTGCCAATTTTGCATTACCTTCATCCACTTACTCGTTATCAGACTGATAATTTAAGGCATCAAGCTACTCAAATTGTCTCATTGAGGATGAGCCGTGCAGAGCCACCATTAAGAAGGGAGGTGGTGGAATACATGCTTGATGTGGGTTCAAATATGTGGAGTGTGAGAAGATGTAAAGCGAATCACTACAGGATTGCATCTGCTATGTCTGGAATTGTAGCATTTCTGCAATGGTTCAATGGGATATGCACTTGGAAGAATCCTTTTGCCACAATTCTGGTTCACATCCTGCTGTTAATCTTTGTAGCTTTTCCCCAGATTATTCTGAGCTGtagttttctcttcctttttctgGTTGGGATTTGCAATTACCGAGGGAGGCCAAGGTATCCTCCTCATATGGATATCAAATTGTCTCAAGCTGATAGAGCTCATCCTGATGAACTTGATGAAGAGTTTGATACTTTTCCAACATCCCGGCATTCAGATGTCCTCAGAATGAGATATGATCGCATAAGAAGCATTGGTTCGAGGGTGCAGACTGTTGTTGGTGACTTGGCAACTCAAGGGGAAAGGTTTTATAGTCTGCTTAGTTGGCGAGACCCAAGAGCTACTGGCCTGTTTCTTATCTTCTGTTTGGTTGCTTCTCTTGTAGTTTACATCATTCCATCTAAAGCTCTGGTTGTTGCTGTGGGATTTTATTTGATGAGGCATCCAGCATTCCGTGAAGAGCTTCCTGCATTGCCCCTAAATTTCTTCAGGAGGTTGCCCACACGAACAGACAGCTTGCTTTGATGATCCACCTTGTTCCCAGAGTCAGTTTTTACAATTTTTATCTTGATAATTTactcaagaaactcaagattttgGTATGTACTGATTAGCAGTAAGCCTCCCCCTTACCGTGTTATGTTTCATTCATACACGTCTGAGCTTTTGGTAAGATTTTGGTAATGCATTTCTTTctgtttgaggaaaattttCTGGCTCTGTTGGTTTGTGTTTCTTACTGCATTCATCCCTGCATCGACGTTCTGAGTTATGAAGTGCAGTAGCGATCCAATTTAGCGTGGCCTTTCTggtgttggatttgagcaaacAACCCTGCATTGGTTCTATAAGCACGAGTGAATTTGCTTTGCCATAAAAGTTCTTCCATATATGCCAGACTGATTACAAGCCATGGACATCAGCATTCACAGCAATAGTCCTTGGACGTGAATTTCAATGCAACAAAATTATTCCAGAAAGAGCAACCGACTGAACAAATTAAAGTTAATGGCAATAATTAATAATTCATAAACAGAAGAAATAGAGAGGAAAATTAAACTTCCATTTGATTGAAATTCGTAAAACTAACACACCACCATTACACAATCCTCCAACGATACCCTATCGATTTACATAATCGCCCCCCAAAAACCCTAACCCTACACTCCCAGACACACACTAACAAGAAGTCCTGATGAAAACATCAGAATTTCTAAATTATCTAGTATAATTTTAAGCCCTCTCACCCCTAATTCTCCTAGCAAGCTGGATATCCTTGGGCATAATAGTGACTCTCTTGGCATGAATGGCGCACAGATTTGTATCCTCGAACAGTCCAACAAGGTAAGCCTCGGCAGCCTCCTGCAACGCCGCCACAGCACTGCTCTGGAACCTCAAATCAGTCTTGAAATCCTGAGCGATTTCCCTCACAAGCCTCTGAAATGGAAGCTTCCGGATCAACAGCTCGGTACTCTTCTGGTACTTCCTGATCTCTCTCAAAGCCACCGTTCCTGGACGGAAGCGATGGGGCTTCTTCACTCCTCCGGTTGCCGGAGCTGATTTCCTCGCCGCCTTGGTGGCCAGCTGCTTCCTTGGGGCCTTTCCTCCGGTGGACTTCCTTGCAGTCTGCTTCGTACGCGCCATTGATACGAGTTAAAAATACAATGAAAACGATTTAAGAGAGATAGTGCGTCAGTATGTGAAGATTTGTGAGAAATTAGTCTGCGAATTAGAGG contains:
- the LOC113761385 gene encoding histone H3.2 yields the protein MARTKQTARKSTGGKAPRKQLATKAARKSAPATGGVKKPHRFRPGTVALREIRKYQKSTELLIRKLPFQRLVREIAQDFKTDLRFQSSAVAALQEAAEAYLVGLFEDTNLCAIHAKRVTIMPKDIQLARRIRGERA
- the LOC113759466 gene encoding FT-interacting protein 7-like produces the protein MDAVTMPPKNNQKGSQNQTRNANQNSIPSEDFDIRETSPALGGGRGSGNDKVGTAFDLVEQMHYLFVRVVKAKELPTKDGNGTPDSFVEVKLGNLRSETKHLKNVSNPEWNQVFAFLSDRIQAPVVEVLVRDKNRNGDDLIGMVVLDVMDVPKRVPPDSPLAPQWYTLENRRGDKVRGEMMLAVWIGTQADEAFPEAWHLDATTAVSGDGIANIRSKVYLSPRLWYLRVNVIEAQELQLSDKNRQQPDIFVKVALGNMFLRTKISQSKSTCPLWNEDLMFVAAEPFEEQLALSVEEKVAPNKDVVLGNCLIPLRGVERRIDLRTPINRWYGLEKHVVSENGHRNLVKLNSKVHLRISLDGGYHVLDELTNYSSDLRASAKQLWKPAIGLLELGILSAQGLSSTKTKDGHGTTDAYCVAKYGQKWIRTRTILNSLNPKWNEQYTWEVFDPCTVITIGVFDNCHLQGADRGGGVKDSRIGKVRIRLSTLETNRVYTHSYPLIVLLPSGVKKMGEIQLAVRFSCSSLLNTLQMYSQPLLPILHYLHPLTRYQTDNLRHQATQIVSLRMSRAEPPLRREVVEYMLDVGSNMWSVRRCKANHYRIASAMSGIVAFLQWFNGICTWKNPFATILVHILLLIFVAFPQIILSCSFLFLFLVGICNYRGRPRYPPHMDIKLSQADRAHPDELDEEFDTFPTSRHSDVLRMRYDRIRSIGSRVQTVVGDLATQGERFYSLLSWRDPRATGLFLIFCLVASLVVYIIPSKALVVAVGFYLMRHPAFREELPALPLNFFRRLPTRTDSLL